A section of the Nitrospirota bacterium genome encodes:
- a CDS encoding transposase has translation MMWGCDWTKLSIGHLRWYLLTLIDFFSRLIITFDIIPTVNASHINEIYRRGLDGQGIPLDAEVKPELRVDRGSPNTSWVTQEFFKIIGSELSFARVRRPTDNAITERFYGSIKQEEIYLVGNYPDEISAREEIGRYIGFYNKERPHQSLYNYTPEYVHNLNNKTQQLREQTELK, from the coding sequence ATGATGTGGGGATGTGACTGGACCAAGCTTAGTATCGGGCATTTACGGTGGTACCTGCTGACGCTGATAGATTTCTTCTCCCGCTTGATCATTACCTTTGACATTATTCCTACCGTAAATGCATCACACATTAATGAAATCTACCGGCGGGGATTAGACGGTCAGGGGATACCGCTTGATGCTGAAGTAAAGCCTGAGCTCAGGGTGGATCGTGGTTCTCCGAATACATCGTGGGTTACACAGGAGTTTTTTAAGATTATTGGTTCAGAGTTGTCATTTGCAAGGGTTAGACGCCCGACAGACAATGCCATTACAGAGAGGTTTTATGGCAGTATCAAGCAGGAGGAGATATATCTGGTTGGAAATTACCCGGATGAGATATCGGCGCGTGAGGAGATTGGCCGCTACATAGGCTTCTATAACAAAGAACGGCCGCATCAGTCTCTTTACAACTATACTCCGGAATATGTTCATAACCTGAATAACAAAACTCAGCAATTGAGAGAACAGACAGAACTTAAATGA